In the genome of Pseudonocardia cypriaca, the window GCCAACTCCTCGCGCAGCAGCCCGGCGAGGTGGTCGAGGGTGACCTCCCCGTCCCGTGCCAGCAGCGCCCTGACCCGCTCGACGGTCACGTGTCGCGGCCGGTGAGCGGTCGGCCGTTGCCACACGTGCGGGAGCATCCCGGTCCGCGAAAGCAGGCTGATCCGCCCGGTGTGGCCCCGCGCGGCGAGCGTGACGACCACGTCCACCGCGGTCAGGCCGCTACCCAGCACGGCGACGTGGCCGTCGAGGGGCACGTCTTCCACGGTTCGCGCGAGCGGGTAGGGGTCGGCGACGAATCCCGGCGCGCCCTCGAGCCGGTAGTGGTCGGGGGGCGTGCCACCACCGACGCACAGCGCGATCTGGCCGACGACGTGCTCCCGGCCGTCGCCGGTGCGCAGCGCCGGCCGTCCCGCGGTCCGCGCCGCCCCGACCACGGTCGCTCGGACGACGTCCACCTGCCAGCCGCGTTCACGCAGGTCCGCGATCGCCTTCTCGGCCGTGTGCTCCAGGTACTCGCCGTAGCGGGCGCGCGGCACGAGCGGTCGGCCGATCCCCGGGTCCACGTATGCGTCGTCCCCTGCACCCAGCCACGAGGCGTAGTGGTCGAAGTCGCCATCGCGGATGGACATGATGACCGGCGGGGAGTTGACCAGTACCGAGTCCAGGTCCGGCGCGTACGGGCGGCCGCGCCACAGGTGGGGGGACGGCTCGAACACGGTCACCGCCCCCGGCGCTTCCGCTTCCCTCGCGAGCGCGTCCAGCAGTCCCACGGCGGTCGCGCCGCCTCCGATGATTCCGATGTCCATGCCGAGAGGCTCGGCCTCGCCGGGCCGTCCCCCCATCCCGCCGCTGCGGGTGGTCGGTGGGGAATGACCCCCTCGTTCGAGGGGTTGGCGCGGGAGAGGCTGCCCCGCACGCTGGCAGACGCCGGCTGAGCAAGGGGGGACCGATGGGTGGACGATTCCGCGGGGCGGAGGTTCTCGCCGCGGCCGAGCGGGCGACGGACGCCGCCGCCGTATTCACCCGGGTGTCGGCACGTCTTCGGCACGCGGTGCCGTACGACGCGGCGGTCTGGGCGGCCACCGATCCCGAGACCGGGCTGGTCACGGCGCCGATGGTCGTGGAGGGCCTCGGCGATCGCGAGCGTTGCGCCGAGTACTGGGAGAGC includes:
- a CDS encoding FAD/NAD(P)-binding protein encodes the protein MDIGIIGGGATAVGLLDALAREAEAPGAVTVFEPSPHLWRGRPYAPDLDSVLVNSPPVIMSIRDGDFDHYASWLGAGDDAYVDPGIGRPLVPRARYGEYLEHTAEKAIADLRERGWQVDVVRATVVGAARTAGRPALRTGDGREHVVGQIALCVGGGTPPDHYRLEGAPGFVADPYPLARTVEDVPLDGHVAVLGSGLTAVDVVVTLAARGHTGRISLLSRTGMLPHVWQRPTAHRPRHVTVERVRALLARDGEVTLDHLAGLLREELADAGDDLGALIADLRAAPAEDPVARLRRQIAAITAPEIGRRVLQTAAHSVGPYAWRLLPERDRDRLRAQARTAISVASPMIPTNAVRLLQLFDSGQLELLAGVRDIVRDNGRFTVETGNGARHADVVVNAVNPAPHAVPPSAAGLVHDLVESGLAARHPSGGVLPADPRMHVVGDLAGGGPFIASSIPGLAAQGAAAARAVLASS